In a genomic window of Mycosarcoma maydis chromosome 5, whole genome shotgun sequence:
- a CDS encoding putative anthranilate synthase component II, protein MSAPTEGLVSVASNVQPQAISIGSRAAKGKTVLIDNYDSFTYNVVQFLAEAGADLVVFRNDKITLEEIEALNPANIVISPGPGHPLHDSGISIPCIKHFAGKIPILGVCMGLQSIYSAYTGVVEFAGEIVHGKTSEIAHDGKGLYAGLPAQGVIGTRYHSLAAQLPSLPKELVVTSKTASGVVMGIRHTRYTVEAVQYHPESILSVGGREMMVNFLSWTGGTWDANPQAKVDAAAIERAESTTEPVLAMASTEAANGQPTPAAAGSVGTILERIHVQRLKDIAATKAIPGFSQRDLDIALSLHLAPPLINFPERLQRHASRGLPGVMAEMKRASPSKGDIDPTAHAGAQALAYARGGASVISVLTEPKWFKGTMHDLSLARRAVDNLPDRPAILRKDFIVDTYQIAEARLAGADTVLLIVAMLTDEHLKELYDYSLSLGMEPLVEVNNPEEMTRAIRLGAKVVGVNNRNLHDFNVDMETTSRLADAANKGGVILCALSGISGRSDVAKYLKEGVGAVLVGEALMRAKDKRAFIHDLLGLPSTSTAVESLPGSVVGHASLVKICGLSTVEAAVTAAEAGADMLGMILAPGTKRTVSLEQAAEIIKAVRSLPAFESAAPVTLDADAVAGSIEQGVTPEDWFSLTVKKLRSRAGRRPLLVGVFRDQPLAEVASTAERLGLDVVQLHGRSEGTEWAKFLPGRLVIRVFSVKPGAGLGKDLLREVSRPGYHHIAALDTAAAGGDGGTGVSFDWSIANQIRNADPLPGVVGGSALRSMPVLLAGGLTAENVAQAIKVAQPFAVDTSSGVETDGNKDLAKIKAFVLAARTASSLA, encoded by the coding sequence ATGTCGGCTCCTACCGAAGGGCTCGTCTCAGTAGCTTCCAATGTGCAACCCCAGGCCATTAGCATCGGATCGCGCGCCGCGAAAGGCAAGACTGTCTTGATAGACAACTACGACAGTTTCACCTACAATGTCGTCCAATTCCTCGCGGAAGCTGGCGCTGACCTTGTCGTTTTTCGCAACGACAAGATCACCCTGGAAGAGATCGAGGCACTCAATCCTGCCAATATTGTCATCAGCCCTGGCCCCGGTCACCCTCTCCATGACTCAGGTATTTCCATTCCGTGTATCAAGCACTTTGCCGGCAAGATTCCCATTCTCGGCGTCTGCATGGGCCTCCAGTCAATTTACTCGGCCTACACTGGTGTCGTTGAATTCGCTGGCGAGATCGTCCATGGCAAGACATCCGAGATCGCTCATGACGGAAAGGGTCTTTACGCGGGCCTTCCCGCCCAAGGCGTGATTGGCACGCGCTACCACAgtctcgctgctcagcttcctAGCCTGCCCAAGGAGCTCGTAGTCACTTCCAAAACCGCCAGCGGTGTCGTCATGGGCATCCGTCACACTCGTTACACTGTTGAAGCCGTACAGTACCATCCCGAGAGTATCCTCAGCGTTGGAGGCCGCGAAATGATGGTCAACTTTCTCAGCTGGACCGGCGGTACCTGGGACGCCAATCCACAGGCCAAGGTCGATGCCGCTGCTATCGAGCGCGCCGAAAGCACCACCGAGCCTGTCCTTGCTATGGCCTCTACTGAAGCTGCCAACGGTCAGCCCAcaccagctgctgcgggCAGTGTCGGCACCATTCTCGAGAGAATTCATGTGCAGCGACTCAAAGACATTGCTGCCACCAAGGCCATTCCAGGCTTCTCTCAGCGTGATCTTGATATAGCTCTCTCGCTGCACCTCGCACCTCCTCTGATCAACTTCCCAGAGCGTCTCCAGCGACACGCCTCTCGTGGCTTGCCCGGAGTCATGGCCGAGATGAAGCGTGCCAGTCCCAGTAAGGGCGACATCGATCCCACCGCCCACGCTGGCGCCCAAGCGCTTGCATACGCTCGCGGAGGTGCCAGCGTTATCAGTGTTCTCACTGAGCCCAAGTGGTTCAAGGGTACGATGCATGACCTATCGCTCGCAAGACGAGCGGTCGATAACCTACCGGATCGCCCCGCCATTCTGAGAAAGGACTTCATCGTCGACACTTACCAAATTGCCGAAGCCAGGCTTGCTGGTGCCGACACGGTGCTGCTCATCGTTGCCATGCTCACGGACGAGCACCTCAAGGAGCTCTACGACTACAGTCTTAGCCTGGGCATGGAGCCGCTCGTGGAAGTCAACAATCCCGAAGAAATGACGCGCGCCATTCGACTCGGTGCAAAGGTTGTCGGCGTCAACAATCGCAACCTCCATGACTTTAATGTCGACATGGAGACCACTTCGCGACTtgccgacgctgccaacAAGGGCGGTGTCATCCTTTGTGCTCTTAGCGGTATCAGCGGTCGCAGCGATGTAGCCAAGTATCTCAAGGAGGGCGTTGGCGCCGTCCTGGTAGGCGAAGCGCTGATGCGTGCCAAGGACAAGCGCGctttcattcacgatctgCTAGGTCTCCCTTCCACCAGCACGGCCGTGGAAAGTCTGCCTGGATCCGTTGTGGGTCACGCCTCGCTTGTTAAGATCTGTGGTCTGTCGAcggtggaggcggcggTCACTGCTGCCGAAGCTGGAGCTGATATGCTGGGCATGATTCTCGCTCCCGGCACTAAGCGCActgtctcgctcgagcaggcaGCTGAGATCATCAAGGCTGTCCGTTCGCTTCCTGCCTTTGAAAGCGCCGCCCCGGTCACcctcgatgctgatgcggTTGCTGGCTCCATCGAGCAGGGCGTGACTCCGGAAGACTGGTTCTCGCTGACAGTCAAGAAGCTGCGCTCCCGAGCGGGTCGCAGACCCCTGCTCGTCGGTGTCTTCCGCGACCAGCCACTTGCCGAAGTAGCAAGCACGGCCGAACGTCTTGGCCTCGATGTAGTCCAGCTGCACGGCCGTAGCGAAGGTACGGAATGGGCAAAGTTCCTCCCTGGTCGGCTAGTCATTCGCGTCTTTTCGGTCAAGCCTGGAGCTGGATTGGGCAAAGACTTGCTCCGGGAAGTGAGCCGACCGGGGTACCACCACATTGCGGCATTGGACAccgcagctgctggtggagaTGGTGGCACGGGTGTGTCGTTTGACTGGTCCATCGCGAATCAGATCAGGAACGCTGATCCTTTGCCCGGTGTAGTGGGCGGTTCGGCGTTGAGGTCCATGCCAGTGTTGCTTGCTGGCGGGCTCACAGCTGAGAACGTCGCACAGGCGATCAAGGTGGCCCAACCGTTCGCAGTTGATACCAGCTCCGgcgtcgagaccgacggCAACAAGGACCTCGCTAAGATCAAGGCGTTTGtcctcgctgctcgcacTGCTTCCTCCCTAGCTTGA
- a CDS encoding putative karyopherin subunit beta-1 (importin 95), with product MDANQLLTNTLSPDQAIRTDAEQKLEAAARDSYPVYMSTLAAELANESSPSHIRTAAGLAVKNALTARDQSRVEEYTARWTLLPQGSRDDIKQKVLSTLGSQEHRAGTAAAQVVAAIAAIELPVGLWNELISQLLSAMGDANNMRLRQAALQAIGFTCEGISSDVLAAQSNEILTAVIQGARKEEPAPEVQLAALQALFNSLEFVRANFEREGERNYIMQVVCEATQSPNMPVKVAAYECLVRIMQLYYDKMRFYMEQALFGLTVLGMRDSEPKVALQAVEFWSTVCDEEIELALEAEEAAEFGEEPERVCYNFARIALPDIVPVLLELLKTQDEDADEDEWDVSKAAGTCVGLLAQVVGDDIVRLAVPFVEGNIKNPDWHAREAAVMCFGSIMEGPDRKTLAPLVESALPIIIEMLRDQSIAVKDTAAWTLGRISDLCCDSIKTDVHLPALVQALVLGLQDEPRIVTNCCWAIMNLSEQLGTNAAAYDNAGEPTDASAVPTTPLSPFFEGIVSSLLQATGRSSNESNSRTSAYEALASSITHCAADCIQQASGVLVQILDRQQQLNEVAGQLVGVDDRNNWAELQGNLCSVLMACVRRLGRETLPLGDRIMTNLLTLIQNGSKQPTVLEDAFFTVGAVIAAFEADFEKYLGAFLPFMVEGLRNHEEYQLCSISVGLIGDICRALGENSAKYCDDFMNALFANLQSPQLNRSVKPPILSCFGDIAMAIGAAFEKYLQMGMSVLQQASLIQTVDPNDYDMIDYINSLREGICEAYVGTVSGMRAGNRMEALQPYVEGMYAFIGLVAHAQTQSQASEPLIRGALGLLGDIASAYPNGELKALLSSSWIAEFVKAGRGRGNGSETRKTAAWAREMVKKATK from the coding sequence ATGGACGCAAATCAGCTCTTGACAAATACGCTCTCGCCGGATCAGGCTATTCGTACTGATGCCGAACAGAAGCTCGAGGCCGCCGCTCGCGACAGCTATCCCGTCTACATGAGCACGCtcgctgccgagctggcCAACGAATCGTCTCCCTCGCATATCCGAACTGCCGCTGGCCTTGCGGTCAAGAATGCACTCACCGCGCGTGATCAATCGCGCGTCGAAGAATACACCGCCAGATGGACTCTCTTACCCCAAGGCAGCCGCGATGATATCAAGCAAAAAGTTCTTAGCACCTTGGGCAGCCAAGAGCATCGTGCAGGTACCGCCGCAGCTCAGGTGGTTGCAGCGATCGCCGCCATCGAACTGCCTGTAGGCCTGTGGAACGAGCTCATCTCACAACTCTTGAGCGCCATGGGTGATGCCAACAACATGCGTTTGCGACAGGCCGCTCTTCAGGCTATCGGTTTCACATGCGAAGGCATCAGCTCCGACGTCTTGGCAGCACAGTCCAATGAGATCCTCACTGCCGTCATCCAGGGCGCACGTAAGGAAGAGCCAGCGCCCGAGGTTCagcttgctgcgcttcaGGCGCTTTTCAACTCGCTCGAGTTTGTCCGTGCCAACTTCGAGCGTGAGGGCGAGCGTAACTACATCATGCAGGTCGTCTGCGAAGCTACACAGAGCCCCAACATGCCGGTCAAGGTGGCTGCCTACGAGTGTCTGGTCAGAATCATGCAGCTTTACTACGacaagatgcgcttctACATGGAACAGGCTCTCTTCGGTCTCACTGTCCTCGGTATGCGCGACTCGGAACCCAAGGTGGCGCTGCAAGCCGTCGAATTCTGGTCTACTGTCTGTGACGAAgagatcgagctggcgctcgaagccgaagaggcTGCCGAATTTGGCGAGGAGCCCGAACGTGTCTGCTACAACTttgctcgcatcgcatTGCCCGATATCGTACctgtgctgctcgagctgctcaagacccaggacgaggatgcggacgaggacgaaTGGGACGTTTCAAAAGCTGCTGGTACCTGCGTCGGTCTTCTTGCTCAGGTCGTTGGGGACGACATCGTGCGCCTTGCTGTGCCCTTTGTCGAAGGCAACATCAAGAATCCCGATTGGCATGCGCGTGAAGCCGCCGTCATGTGCTTTGGCTCCATCATGGAAGGTCCCGACCGCAAGACGCTTGCTCCTCTGGTAGAATCAGCGCTTCCGATCATCATCGAGATGCTCCGCGACCAGAGCATCGCTGTCAAGGACACGGCTGCTTGGACCCTCGGGCGCATCTCGGACCTCTGCTGCGATTCGATTAAGACCGACGTGCATCTTCCGGCGCTCGTTCAGGCACTCGTGCTTGGACTGCAAGATGAGCCCCGCATCGTCACCAACTGCTGCTGGGCTATCATGAACCTTtccgagcagcttggtACCAATGCTGCGGCGTACGATAACGCAGGCGAACCTACGGATGCCAGCGCTGTACCGACCACGCCCCTGTCGCCCTTCTTCGAGGGCATCGTCTCCAGCCTTCTGCAGGCCACCGGACGCAGCTCCAACGAATCCAACAGCCGCACGTCCGCTTACGAAGCCTTGGCCAGCTCCATCACCCACTGCGCTGCCGACTGTATTCAACAGGCTAGCGGCGTCTTGGTGCAGATCCTTGaccgacagcagcagctcaatGAGGTAGCCGgtcagctcgtcggtgTGGACGATCGCAACAACTGGGCTGAGCTTCAGGGCAACCTGTGCAGCGTCTTGATGGCCTGTGTGCGCCGTCTCGGTCGCGAGACGCTTCCATTGGGCGATCGCATCATGACCAATCTCCTGACGCTCATCCAGAAcggcagcaagcagccaaCCGTGCTTGAAGACGCTTTCTTCACCGTCGGTGCCGTTATTGCCGCTTTCGAAGCCGACTTTGAAAAGTATCTCGGCGCCTTCCTGCCCTTCATGGTCGAAGGCCTGCGCAACCACGAAGAGTACCAGCTGTGCTCGATCAGCGTCGGTCTCATCGGCGATATCTGTCGTGCTCTGGGCGAAAACTCGGCAAAGTACTGCGACGACTTTATGAACGCGCTCTTTGCTAACCTCCAGTCGCCTCAGCTTAACCGCAGCGTCAAGCCGCCCATTCTCTCGTGCTTCGGTGACATTGCTATGGCGATCGGCGCCGCATTCGAAAAGTATTTGCAGATGGGCAtgtcggtgctgcagcaggcTTCGCTCATCCAGACCGTGGACCCTAACGACTACGACATGATTGACTACATCAACTCGCTGCGCGAAGGTATTTGCGAAGCATACGTGGGTACTGTTTCGGGCATGCGTGCCGGAAACAGGATGGAGGCTCTGCAGCCTTACGTCGAGGGCATGTATGCGTTTATTGGTCTCGTAGCACACGCACAGACGCAAAGTCAGGCATCAGAACCGTTGATCCGCGGTGCGCTCGGATTGCTTGGTGACATTGCCAGCGCCTACCCGAATGGAGAGCTCAAGGCATTGCTCAGCAGTTCGTGGATCGCCGAGTTTGTCAAGGCGGGTCGTGGACGTGGAAATGGATCCGAGACGAGAAAGACCGCCGCATGGGCTCGCGAGATGGTCAAGAAGGCCACCAAATAA
- a CDS encoding putative cytochrome c peroxidase precursor — MASLRTGLRVAQPLRASARNFATRPSIRSSVRHYSSPAPGSPPPPQPSSSSSTSKVLLTSVAIAAAAGGAFLAFGRDDKVSILGVGANGANKFQGSKGSVGPATTSAHSKADYQAVYNAIAEQLEANPDYDDGSYGPVLVRLAWHASGTYDKNSNTGGSNGATMRFAPESEHGANAGLGAARDFMEKIHQKFPWITYSDLWTLGGVAAIQELGGPKIPWRPGRKDATADKCTPDGRLPDGDKGPDHLRYIFYKMGFNDQEIVALSGAHALGRCHTDRSGFDGPWTFAPTSFTNEYFNLLMNEKWNIRKWNGPPQFEDKSTKSLMMLMTDMALVQDPSFKKHVQRYAKSEDEFFNDFRSAYAKLLELGVPAENFKAFETKLDGGKPFEFATSAEQENAN; from the coding sequence ATGGCTTCGCTCCGCACTGGTCTCCGTGTTGCGCAGCCGTTGCGAGCATCGGCTCGTAACTTCGCTACTCGTCCCTCGATTCGTTCGAGCGTTCGTCACTACAGCTCGCCTGCTCCTGGTTCGCCACCTCCTCCGCAaccatcgagcagctcgtcgaccagcAAGGTGCTGCTTACCTCGGTcgccattgctgctgccgccggTGGTGCTTTCCTCGCATTTGGCCGCGACGACAAAGTGTCGATCCTGGGCGTCGGCGCAAATGGCGCCAATAAGTTCCAGGGCTCTAAGGGCTCGGTAGGCCctgccaccaccagcgCTCACTCCAAGGCCGACTACCAGGCTGTCTACAACGCcatcgccgagcagctcgaggcaAACCCCGACTACGACGACGGCTCGTACGGCCCTGTCCTCGTGCGTCTCGCATGGCACGCTTCAGGTACCTATGACAAGAACAGCAACACCGGCGGCTCCAATGGTGCCACAATGCGATTCGCCCCCGAATCTGAACACGGCGCTAACGCTGGTCTCGGTGCTGCCCGTGACTTCATGGAGAAGATTCATCAGAAGTTCCCGTGGATCACCTACTCTGATCTCTGGACGCTCGGAGGTGTCGCTGCCATTCAGGAGCTTGGCGGCCCCAAGATCCCTTGGCGCCCTGGCCGCAAGGATGCTACCGCCGACAAGTGCACTCCTGATGGCCGACTTCCCGACGGTGACAAGGGTCCAGACCACCTTCGATACATCTTTTACAAGATGGGCTTCAACGACCAGGAAATTGTGGCACTCTCGGGTGCGCATGCTCTCGGCCGATGCCACACGGACCGGTCCGGATTCGATGGCCCTTGGACTTTTGCTCCTACGTCGTTCACCAACGAATACTTTAACCTGCTTATGAACGAAAAGTGGAACATCCGAAAGTGGAACGGCCCTCCTCAATTCGAGGACAAGTCGACCAAGAGCCTCATGATGCTCATGACCGACATGGCTCTGGTGCAGGACCCTTCGTTCAAGAAGCACGTTCAGCGCTACGCCAAGAGCGAGGACGAATTCTTCAACGACTTCCGCAGTGCCTACGCCAAGCTACTTGAGCTCGGTGTCCCAGCTGAAAACTTCAAGGCTTTcgagaccaagctcgacggtGGCAAACCGTTCGAGTTTGCTACTTCAGCTGAGCAGGAGAACGCCAACTAA
- a CDS encoding uncharacterized protein (related to monosaccharide transporter), whose translation MASSSPIRESVSVTPSISSTQAKPKVWSISVFVTVITIALSGATYGLENSLMSPLAAMPEFVKKYQGLNRETRNYTFTARHQSMIFSIPLTGTIAGALVSPYLQNRLGRKWSLCAAYMFSIPSTQLQLWAPNLAAFILGRVMNGLAYGCALSIGPLYLADVVPTSIRGGAVASSNLLTILANLMAAICCWATEGHYSGARKYKIPLAVQAGLPFLLLLPTPFLPESPVWCVQKGRIGEARMALQRVRPVSDREIEDELQEIVRAEQERRTLAKDTKFTDIFSRKHLLRTVVAGSFFSLNQISGIILSTTYATVFLTQLGLGDPFVLTVYAYICQVVGAALAIVALEKVGRRSLALPGFVILTIIDFAAGVLAFYTSNPNVAKAISALAMVFNFVWTLCFYSISLLMPSELPTQRLRNYTMSYAIGWGQATAVVTTLVLPQITATDAGNLAAKAYLIFGGCMLVITILAFFLLPETRGRTFFEIDQLYSNRVPAWRWSKFELGRTSGSFPSEHGSYFESDSRAVGLISVDKKSGYHISPETLQPSPQ comes from the coding sequence ATGGCGTCGTCTTCtcccattcgtgaatccgTCTCAGTCACACCGTCCATCAGCTCGACACAAGCAAAACCAAAAGTATGGAGCATTTCGGTTTTTGTCACCGTGATCACCATCGCACTCAGCGGTGCCACCTATGGCCTCGAAAACTCTCTCATGAGCCCATTGGCGGCGATGCCAGAGTTTGTGAAAAAGTACCAAGGCCTCAACCGTGAAACACGCAACTACACCTTCACTGCCAGGCACCAGTCGATGATTTTTTCGATTCCGCTCACCGGCACCATCGCTGGCGCGCTCGTCTCACCGTACTTGCAAAACAGGCTCGGTCGCAAATGGTCGCTGTGCGCCGCATACATGTTTAGTATTCCATcgacgcagctgcagtTGTGGGCTCCGAATCTCGCCGCGTTCATCCTGGGTCGTGTGATGAACGGACTCGCTTACGGATGCGCGCTCTCGATCGGGCCGCTCTACCTTGCCGATGTGGTACCTACCAGCATCCGCGGTGGTGCGGTGGCCAGCTCCAACTTGCTCACCATTCTTGCCAATCTCATGGCAGCCATTTGCTGTTGGGCCACCGAGGGCCATTATTCTGGTGCACGCAAGTACAAGATTCCTCTCGCGGTACAGGCGggtctccctttccttctTTTGCTGCCCACGCCTTTCCTCCCCGAATCGCCAGTATGGTGTGTGCAGAAGGGCCGCATCGGCGAAGCGCGTATGGCACTTCAGCGTGTCCGACCGGTATCGGATAGAGAGatcgaagacgagcttcAAGAGATTGTGCGTGCAGAGCAGGAACGTAGAACCCTGGCCAAGGACACCAAGTTTACCGATATTTTCAGCCGCAAGCATCTCTTGCGCACCGTTGTAGCTGGCTCCTTCTTTTCGCTCAACCAGATCAGCGGCATTATTCTAAGCACGACGTATGCAACGGTCTTCCTCACGCAGCTCGGTCTTGGAGATCCTTTCGTTCTTACGGTTTACGCGTACATCTGCCAGGTTGTGggcgctgctctcgccaTCGTGGCTCTTGAAAAGGTGGGACGACGCTCGCTGGCGCTCCCTggatttgtgattctcACCATCATTGACTTTGCGGCGGGCGTGCTCGCATTCTACACCAGCAATCCGAACGTAGCGAAGGCGATTTCAGCTCTGGCTATGGTGTTCAATTTTGTCTGGACGCTGTGCTTCTACTCAATCTCGTTGCTCATGCCCTCGGAATTGCCGACACAGCGGCTGCGCAACTATACCATGTCGTATGCCATCGGATGGGGACAAGCGACGGCGGTGGTAACGACACTTGTCCTTCCACAGATCACGGCCACCGATGCTGGCAATCTGGCAGCCAAGGCGTACCTGATTTTTGGCGGTTGCATGCTTgtcatcaccatcctcgcctTTTTCCTACTACCAGAGACGCGTGGAAGGACTttcttcgagatcgatcaGCTCTACTCCAATCGTGTCCCGGCTTGGCGGTGGTCAAAGTTCGAGCTAGGCCGCACTTCGGGCTCATTCCCTTCGGAGCACGGATCGTATTTCGAGAGCGACTCACGCGCTGTTGGACtcatcagcgtcgacaaaAAGAGCGGCTATCACATCTCACCTGAAACTCTGCAGCCGAGTCCACAATGA